The following proteins are co-located in the Lagenorhynchus albirostris chromosome 2, mLagAlb1.1, whole genome shotgun sequence genome:
- the PRPF38B gene encoding pre-mRNA-splicing factor 38B encodes MANNSPALTGNSQPQHQAAAAAAQQQQQQCGGGGATKPAVSGKQGNVLPLWGNEKTMNLNPMILTNILSSPYFKVQLYELKTYHEVVDEIYFKVTHVEPWEKGSRKTAGQTGMCGGVRGVGTGGIVSTAFCLLYKLFTLKLTRKQVMGLITHTDSPYIRALGFMYIRYTQPPTDLWDWFESFLDDEEDLDVKAGGGCVMTIGEMLRSFLTKLEWFSTLFPRIPVPVQKNIDQQIKTRPRKIKKDGKESAEEIDRHVERRRSRSPRRSLSPRRSPRRSRSRSHHREGHGSSSFDRELEREKERQRLEREAKEREKERRRSRSIDRGLERRHSRSRERHRSRSRSRDRKGDRRDRDREREKENERGRRRDRDYDKERGNDREKERSRERSKERRSRGELEEKKYKEDKDDRRHRDDKKDSKKEKKHSRSRSRERKHRSRSRSRNAGKRSRSRSKEKSSKHKNESKEKSNKRSRSGSQGRTDSVEKSRKREHSPSKEKSRKRSRSKERSHKRDHSDSKDQCDKHDRRRSQSIEPESQEKQHKNKEETV; translated from the exons ATGGCTAACAACAGCCCCGCGCTGACAGGCAACTCGCAGCCGCAACACCAGGCGGCCGCAGCCGcggcccagcagcagcagcagcagtgcgGCGGCGGTGGCGCCACCAAGCCAGCAGTCTCGGGCAAGCAGGGCAATGTGCTGCCGCTGTGGGGCAACGAAAAGACTATGAATCTCAACCCCATGATCTTGACCAATATCCTGTCGTCGCCTTACTTCAAAGTGCAGCTCTACGAGCTCAAAACCTACCACGAGGTGGTGGACGAGATCTACTTTAAG GTCACACATGTTGAACCATgggagaaaggaagcaggaaaacAGCTGGCCAAACAGGGATGTGCGGAGGG GTTCGAGGTGTTGGGACAGGAGGAATTGTTTCTACAGCTTTTTGCCTGTTATACAAATTATTTACTCTGAAGTTAACTCGCAAGCAAGTGATGGGTCTTATAACACACACAGACTCTCCATATATTAGAGCCCTTGGATTTATGTATATAAG GTACACACAGCCCCCTACAGATCTATGGGATTGGTTTGAATCCTTCCTTGATGATGAAGAG gACCTAGATGTGAAGGCTGGTGGAGGCTGCGTAATGACCATTGGAGAAATGCTACGGTCTTTTCTCACAAAACTGGAGTGGTTTTCCACTTTGTTTCCAAGAATTCCGGTTCCAGTTCAGAAGAATATCGATCAACAGATTAAAACCCGaccaagaaaaatcaagaaagatgGAAAGGAAAGCGCTGAGGAAATAGACAGACATGTTGAACGCAGGCGTTCAAG GTCTCCAAGGAGATCACTGAGTCCACGGAGGTCCCCAAGAAGATCCAGAAGTAGAAGCCATCATCGGGAGGGCCATGGGTCTTCTAGTTTTGACCGAgaattagaaagagagaaagaacgcCAGCGACTAGAGCGTGAagccaaagaaagggaaaaagaaaggcgAAGATCCCGAAGTATTGATCGGGGGCTAGAACGCAGGCATAGCAGGAGTAGGGAAAGACATAGAAGCCGTAGTCGAAGTCGTGATAGGAAAGGGGATAGAAGGGACAGGGAtcgggaaagagagaaagaaaatgagagaggtAGAAGACGAGATCGTGACTATGATAAGGAAAGAGGTAATGACCGAGAAAAGGAGAGGTCAAGAGAACGGTCCAAGGAACGGAGAAGTAGGGGTGagctagaagaaaagaaatataaagaagacAAAGATGATAGGCGGCATAGAGATGACAAAAAAGattccaagaaagagaaaaaacatagtagaagtagaagcagagaaagaaaacatagaagtagGAGTAGAAGTAGAAATGCAGGGAAACGAAGTAGAAGTAGGAGCAAAGAGAAATCaagtaaacataaaaatgaaagtaaagaaaaatcaaataaacgGAGTAGAAGTGGCAGTCAAGGAAGAACTGACAGtgttgaaaaatcaagaaaacggGAACATAGCCCCAGCAAAGAAAAATCTAGGAAGCGTAGCAGAAGCAAAGAACGTTCCCACAAACGAGATCACAGTGATAGTAAGGACCAGTGTGACAAACATGATCGCCGAAGGAGCCAAAGCATAGAACCAGAGAGCcaagaaaaacaacataaaaacaaagaGGAGACTGTGTGA